A genomic window from Pseudomonas argentinensis includes:
- the glnE gene encoding bifunctional [glutamate--ammonia ligase]-adenylyl-L-tyrosine phosphorylase/[glutamate--ammonia-ligase] adenylyltransferase, with product MSLPALVSLPAALHPIAQRAEQSLAQAFATLSNKAATDFAAWPAQRKEHLQRVTAASDFVTQQGLRDPQMLLELAGSGELERRLAGGELRRQLAEQLSECADENALARSLRRFRNRQQLRIIWRDVSRQADLVETCRDLSDLADACIDQAYHWLYPRYCEQFGTPVGRRSGEPQHMVILGMGKLGAHELNLSSDIDLIFGYPEGGETQGVKRALDNQEFFIRLGQKLIKALDAITVDGFVFRTDMRLRPYGSSGALVFSFNALEQYYQDQGRDWERYAMIKARVVGGDQQAGAQLLEMLRPFVYRRYLDFSAIDALRTMKQLIQQEVRRKGMAENIKLGSGGIREVEFIAQAFQLIHGGRDLSLQQRSLLKVLHTLKDQGYLPAQAVDELLAGYAFLRYTEHALQAIDDRQTQMLPDNDRDRARVAFMLGFDSWDAFHERLMHWRGRVDWHFRQVIADPDEDQDGDEEAMVGAEWLPLWNDDQDEEAACRQLAEAGFLDAKAAWQRLVGLRNGNQVRAMQRIGRERLDAFIPRLLAATVEQETPDLVLERVLPLIEAVARRSAYLVLLTENPGALQRLLTLCAASPWIAEQISRFPLLLDELLNEGRLFSPPQAPELAAELQERLTRIPEEDLEQQMEALRHFKLAHGLRVAASEIAGSLPLMKVSDYLTWLAEAILDQVLALAWRQMVSRHGTPLRANGSPCAPDFIIVGYGKVGGIELGHGSDLDLVFIHDGDPQAETDGAKPIDGAQFFTRLGQRIIHLLTAQTNSGQLYEVDMRLRPSGAAGLLVSSLGAFRRYQEGEAWTWEHQALVRARVLVGCERVASAFAEVRTAVLARERDQAKLQAEVSEMRAKMRDNLGSRVTAAGTAENAFSAASPFDLKQDAGGIVDIEFMVQYAALAWSKQHPALLEFTDNIRILEGLDRLGLLRDGEATLLQDAYKAYRSAAHRQALQKQPGVVGGDQFHEHRRNVMRIWRELGLS from the coding sequence CAGCGCAAGGAGCACCTGCAGCGGGTCACGGCCGCCAGTGACTTCGTCACCCAGCAGGGCCTGCGCGATCCGCAGATGCTGCTCGAGCTGGCCGGCAGTGGCGAGCTGGAGCGGCGTCTGGCCGGCGGTGAGTTGCGTCGGCAGCTGGCCGAGCAACTGAGCGAATGTGCCGACGAGAATGCCCTGGCCCGTAGCCTGCGGCGCTTTCGCAACCGTCAGCAGCTGCGCATCATCTGGCGCGACGTCAGCCGCCAGGCGGATCTGGTGGAAACCTGCCGCGACCTCTCCGATCTGGCCGACGCGTGTATCGACCAGGCCTATCACTGGCTCTACCCCCGGTATTGCGAGCAGTTCGGCACGCCGGTCGGGCGTCGCAGTGGCGAGCCGCAGCACATGGTGATCCTCGGCATGGGCAAGCTCGGTGCCCATGAATTGAACCTGTCGTCGGATATCGACCTGATCTTCGGTTACCCGGAGGGCGGTGAGACCCAGGGGGTCAAGCGTGCGCTGGATAACCAGGAATTCTTCATTCGCCTGGGCCAAAAGCTGATCAAGGCGCTGGACGCCATCACCGTCGATGGTTTCGTGTTTCGCACCGATATGCGCCTGCGCCCCTATGGCTCGTCCGGCGCGCTGGTGTTCAGCTTCAACGCGCTGGAGCAGTACTACCAGGACCAGGGGCGCGACTGGGAGCGCTACGCGATGATCAAGGCGCGGGTGGTCGGCGGTGACCAGCAGGCAGGCGCGCAGCTGCTGGAGATGTTGCGCCCTTTCGTCTACCGCCGTTACCTGGATTTTTCCGCCATCGACGCGCTGCGCACCATGAAGCAGCTGATCCAGCAGGAAGTGCGCCGCAAGGGCATGGCCGAGAACATCAAGCTCGGTTCCGGCGGCATCCGTGAGGTGGAGTTCATTGCCCAGGCCTTCCAGCTGATCCACGGCGGGCGTGACCTCAGCCTGCAGCAGCGCTCGTTGCTCAAGGTGCTGCACACCCTCAAGGATCAGGGTTACCTGCCTGCTCAAGCGGTCGACGAGCTGCTCGCCGGCTACGCCTTCCTGCGTTACACCGAGCATGCCCTGCAGGCCATCGACGACCGGCAGACGCAGATGCTGCCGGATAACGATCGGGATCGCGCCCGGGTGGCCTTCATGCTCGGCTTCGATAGCTGGGATGCCTTCCATGAACGGTTGATGCACTGGCGCGGCCGGGTCGACTGGCATTTCCGCCAGGTCATCGCCGACCCCGACGAGGATCAGGACGGCGACGAGGAGGCCATGGTCGGCGCCGAATGGTTGCCGCTGTGGAACGACGACCAGGATGAAGAGGCGGCCTGTCGCCAACTGGCCGAGGCCGGTTTCCTCGATGCGAAGGCCGCCTGGCAGCGGCTGGTGGGGCTGCGCAACGGCAACCAGGTTCGGGCCATGCAACGTATCGGCCGTGAGCGGCTGGATGCTTTCATTCCGCGACTGCTGGCCGCCACCGTCGAGCAGGAAACGCCGGATCTGGTGCTGGAACGGGTGCTGCCGCTGATCGAGGCGGTCGCGCGCCGCTCCGCCTATCTGGTGCTGCTCACGGAAAACCCCGGGGCCTTGCAGCGCCTGCTGACGCTGTGCGCCGCCAGCCCGTGGATCGCCGAGCAGATCAGTCGCTTCCCGCTGCTGCTCGACGAATTGCTCAACGAAGGGCGCCTGTTCAGTCCACCCCAGGCACCGGAATTGGCCGCCGAGCTGCAGGAGCGCCTGACGCGCATTCCCGAGGAGGATCTGGAGCAGCAGATGGAGGCGCTGCGCCACTTCAAGCTGGCCCACGGCCTGCGCGTGGCCGCCTCGGAAATCGCCGGCAGCCTGCCGCTGATGAAGGTCAGCGACTACCTGACCTGGCTGGCCGAAGCCATTCTCGACCAGGTACTGGCCCTGGCCTGGCGGCAGATGGTCAGCCGCCACGGCACACCCCTGCGCGCCAATGGCAGCCCCTGTGCGCCGGATTTCATCATCGTCGGCTACGGTAAGGTCGGGGGTATCGAGCTGGGCCACGGCTCCGATCTGGATCTGGTGTTCATCCACGACGGCGACCCCCAGGCCGAGACCGATGGCGCCAAGCCCATCGACGGTGCGCAATTCTTCACCCGTCTGGGGCAGCGCATCATTCACCTGCTGACCGCACAAACCAACTCCGGCCAGCTCTACGAGGTCGATATGCGCCTGCGGCCGTCGGGCGCTGCAGGCCTGCTGGTCAGCTCCCTGGGCGCGTTCCGCCGTTACCAGGAGGGCGAGGCCTGGACCTGGGAGCATCAGGCCCTGGTACGCGCCCGGGTGCTGGTCGGCTGCGAGCGGGTGGCCAGCGCATTCGCCGAGGTACGTACCGCGGTGCTGGCCCGTGAGCGTGATCAGGCCAAGCTGCAAGCCGAGGTCAGCGAGATGCGCGCCAAGATGCGCGACAACCTGGGCAGCCGTGTCACGGCGGCCGGTACGGCGGAAAATGCCTTCAGCGCGGCCTCGCCCTTCGACCTCAAGCAGGATGCCGGAGGTATCGTCGATATCGAATTTATGGTGCAATACGCGGCCCTGGCGTGGTCGAAGCAGCACCCGGCGCTGCTCGAATTTACCGACAACATCCGCATTCTGGAAGGCCTGGATCGCCTCGGTCTGCTCCGCGATGGCGAGGCGACCCTGCTGCAGGACGCCTACAAGGCCTATCGCTCGGCAGCCCATCGGCAGGCCTTGCAGAAGCAGCCCGGGGTCGTGGGCGGCGACCAGTTTCACGAGCACCGGCGCAATGTGATGCGCATCTGGCGTGAACTGGGCCTGAGTTGA
- the waaF gene encoding lipopolysaccharide heptosyltransferase II produces MNILIIGPSWVGDMVMAQTLFQCLKLRHPECAIDVLAPDWSRPILERMPEVRQALSFPLGHGVLELATRRRIGKSLAGRYDQAILLPNSMKSALVPFFAGVPLRTGWKGEMRYGLLNDVRKLDKDRYPLMIERFMALAYPAGAELPQPYPRPSLRIDPATREAALAHFGLALDRPVLALCPGAEFGEAKRWPSEHYAKVAEAKIREGWQVWLFGSKKDHPVGEDIRSRLIPGLREEAVNLSGETSLAQAIDLLSCAASVVSNDSGLMHVAAALNRPLVAVYGSTSPQFTPPLADQVEIIRLGIECSPCFERTCRFGHYNCLVQLQPGVAVDALQRLAGEPVEVMP; encoded by the coding sequence ATGAATATTCTGATCATCGGCCCTTCGTGGGTAGGCGACATGGTGATGGCGCAGACATTGTTCCAGTGTCTGAAACTGCGTCATCCGGAATGCGCCATCGACGTGCTGGCCCCGGACTGGAGCCGGCCGATCCTCGAGCGCATGCCCGAAGTGCGTCAGGCGCTGAGCTTTCCCCTCGGCCATGGCGTGCTGGAACTGGCCACGCGGCGGCGCATCGGCAAGTCCCTGGCGGGCCGTTACGATCAGGCGATCCTGCTGCCCAACTCCATGAAGTCGGCGCTGGTGCCGTTCTTCGCCGGAGTCCCGCTGCGTACCGGCTGGAAAGGCGAGATGCGCTACGGCCTGCTCAATGACGTGCGCAAGCTGGACAAGGATCGCTACCCGCTGATGATCGAGCGCTTCATGGCCCTGGCCTATCCGGCGGGTGCCGAGTTGCCGCAGCCCTATCCGCGCCCGTCCCTGCGTATCGACCCCGCGACCCGTGAGGCGGCGCTGGCGCATTTCGGCCTTGCGCTGGATCGCCCAGTCCTGGCCCTGTGCCCCGGCGCCGAGTTCGGCGAGGCCAAGCGCTGGCCCAGCGAGCATTACGCCAAGGTCGCCGAGGCGAAGATCCGTGAAGGCTGGCAGGTCTGGCTGTTCGGCTCGAAAAAGGATCATCCGGTGGGCGAGGATATCCGTTCGCGGCTGATTCCCGGCCTGCGCGAGGAGGCGGTCAACCTGTCCGGCGAGACCAGCCTGGCCCAGGCCATCGACCTGTTGTCCTGCGCCGCCTCGGTGGTGTCCAACGATTCCGGGCTGATGCACGTGGCCGCTGCGCTCAATCGCCCGCTTGTGGCGGTCTACGGTTCGACCTCGCCGCAATTCACCCCGCCGCTGGCCGATCAGGTGGAAATCATCCGCCTGGGCATCGAGTGCAGCCCCTGTTTCGAGCGCACCTGCCGCTTCGGCCATTACAACTGCCTGGTGCAGCTCCAGCCAGGGGTTGCCGTCGACGCCCTGCAGCGGCTGGCCGGCGAGCCAGTCGAGGTCATGCCCTGA